Proteins found in one Anoplolepis gracilipes chromosome 7, ASM4749672v1, whole genome shotgun sequence genomic segment:
- the LOC140667643 gene encoding uncharacterized protein — MHVEEKQINKVVPSKLSDIINPIVRHYERFQRADKPHKNIVDEISKRKSRDVTGQTDPSLQSVDAIKTEEFSSTSSETQSVGKYDISITESNAVRQLEYASWKYKNPYSVSISNSIHYEKSNHASENLKEDEPQEGRTKQSILSNCREYLANYQESYGTPRTEYSFAALIIVMAQATARSLWGLIYVIVNIVPIIQVFSFILRFVLDKIIDIRRTKNIQQIIVKFAVFATQLLSVYVCLIFILSFIVLPIVQMAVGIMAKFVTHH, encoded by the exons ATGCATGTCGAGGAGAAGCAAATCAACAAGGTTGTTCCATCTAAATTGAGCGATATCATTAATCCCATTGTCAGACATTACGAACGATTCCAACGAGCAGACAAGCcgcataaaaat ATCGTGGACGAGATCTCCAAAAGAAAGAGTAGAGATGTGACGGGTCAAACAGATCCATCTCTTCAATCGGTTGATGCGATCAAGACGGAAGAATTTTCGAGTACGTCGAGCGAGACTCAAAGTGTtggaaaatatgatatatcaaTAACTGAAAGCAATGCAGTTCGACAACTTGAATATGCCTCGTGGAAGTATAAAAATCCGTACAGCGTTTCTATTAGTAATTCTATACATTATGAAAAATCCAATCACGCATCAG aaaaccTCAAGGAGGATGAACCTCAGGAAGGAAGAACAAAGCAAAGCATTCTCTCCAATTGTCGAGAATATTTAGCAAATTATCAAGAATCTTACGGTACACCGCGTACTGAATATTCCTTTGCAGCCTTGATCATAGTAATGGCTCAAGCCACAGCACGATCTCTATGGGGATTGATATATGTGATTGTTAATATTGTTCCCATTATTCAG gtGTTTTCCTTCATATTAAGATTTGTATTGGACAAAATAATCGACATACGCAGAACTAAGAACATTCAACAAATAATAGTAAAGTTCGCGGTATTCGCTACGCAATTGCTCAGTGTGTATGTTTGCCTTATATTTATACTCAGCTTTATCGTATTACCGATTGTACAAATGGCAGTTGGTATCATGGCAAAATTCGTAACACACCATTAA